The Candidatus Micrarchaeota archaeon genome contains the following window.
CTTACAAACTGGAGATGATAGAGGAGATCTTCAGGGAAGGCGGTAAACTGTCTGTGTATCGTCAGGGAGATTTTTTCGACCTTTGCAGAGGTCCGCATCTACCTTCAACCGGTTACATAGGTGCGGTAAAGTTGACAAAGGTGTCTGGAGCGTATTGGCGTGGCGATGCCCGTAACCCTCAGTTGCAAAGGATTTACGGTATTTCTTTTCCTACTGAGAAACAACTTGAATCCTATCTTCAGGCTTTAGAGGAGGCGGCTAAACGTGATCACAGGAAGATAGGTAAAGAGTTGGACCTGTTCAGTTTTCATGAGGAAGCTCCCGGGTTCCCGTTCTGGCATCCTAAAGGCATGGTCATATACAATTCCATCATATCCTATTATCGTGACCTATTACGAAAACACGGATATCAGGAAGTGAAGGGTCCGATGATTCTGAACCGTAAACTCTGGGAACGGTCCGGGCACTGGGACCATTACAGGGACAACATGTATTTCTTAAAGATAGATGATATAGATTATGCAGTCAAACCGATGAATTGTCCGGCCCACGTCTTGATCTACAAAACCAAGGTGCATTCTTATCGAGAGTTCCCTATCAAATACGCCGAGTTCGGGTTGGTGCACAGGCACGAGTTGGCGGGCGTGCTCCACGGGTTGTTACGTGTCCGTGCGTTCACGCAAGACGATGCGCATATCTTCTGCCTTCCTGATCAGATAGAGGAGGAGATAGTCAAATTGATAGACCTGGTTTTCGAGGTCTACCGTACGTTCGGGTTCGAAGACGTTCATGTGGAACTCAGTACCAGACCCGAGGATTACATGGGAGACCTTGAGACATGGGAACGTGCCGAATCGGCGTTGCGTGCCGCTCTTGACCGTAAGAATATAGAGTACACGATTAATGAAGGTGAGGGCGCGTTCTATGGGCCGAAGATCGATTTCCATATCAAAGATTGTATGGGCCGTTCTTGGCAATGCGGTACTATTCAGTTGGATTTTGCAATGCCGCAGACGTTGGACATGGTTTATATGGGTCCCGACGGTACTACTAACCATAGACCCGTTATGATACACAGGGCAATACTGGGAAGCATAGAACGGTTTATAGGTATTCTGCTGGAACACTATGGGGGCAAACTTCCTCTATGGTTATCCCCTGTACAGGTTCGTATCATAACCGTTAACGACGAGGTCATCGATTATGCTGAGAAGGTGAGAGAGAAACTTGAAGATGCTGGGATCAGGGTTGAAACCGATTACGGTCACGAAACGGTGTCCAAAAAGATCCGTGAGGCACAACTTTCCAAAGTGAACTATACCGTCGTAATCGGAGAAAGGGAGAAGAAGTACGGGCAACTGAGCGTCAGGACACGGAGCAACAGGAACTACCCCGGGATACCTGTTGACACGTTTCTCGAGACGTTGAAGAAGGAGATCGATAGCAAGAGCATCAAACCTCTGATAGAATGAATATTTTTTCAAACCCTTTTAACGTTCTATCCTTTCTTATTCCCTTTCATGAATGTTGTGAGCCGTTTCTGAACACTGAGTTTTCTTTCGACGCGTTTTCTGTATTTTATCAGTCTTCGTTTTATCTCTGATTCGACAAGAAAACTTACTGTATGGTATTTGAGATTGTCCAACGAATCAGCGGATATGACCTTTGCCGCATGTTTCTTAAGACAGGCGTTCACCATATCGATCTTGGTGTCTATGTGCCGAAGTATTTCAAACAACTCTTTCTCATCCTTTTTGGATAGGTCCTCTTCACGGACCAGATACGGAGAATTGCCAGTAGCCAACGAGATTATTCGTTTGTGATTTGTCAGGTACGGAAATTCCTTCTTTACAAGGTCATTCTTCATATGGAAAGAAAGCACGAAAAAAATTAAACCTTTTGCGTGATGATTTCTGAGATTGCGATTGTGAATAAATTCTGATTGACGGGATCAGAGGGGGTTTTCTAACGAACCCTTCTCATACTCACATATTCCAAGATAACCAACCATAACCAACCCCTTCTGATAGCACCCATTTCCAACTCGGGATTAATTTTTAAATAATTGTTCGCAAAGCATTCTGAGATATGTACCAGGTTCCATCACTCTTTATCGAGAGGTACCGGGCCCTACTTGGAGGAGAATTCGACGAGTTTATGGAGTGTTTGGTTCGTCCGGCACGGAGAGGTGTCAGAATCAATACGTTAAAGGTCTTGGATGTTGATTCTCTGTTGGAGTCTGTCAGGGGATACGGATGGGACCTGACACGTGTTCCGTGGTACAGGTACGGCTACTGGATAGATGGCGAATGTAATATCACTCCTGGAAACACTGTGGAAGGGTTCCTAGGTCTGTTGTACGGTCAGGACCCATCTTCTATGATCCCGCCTCTTGTAATGGACCTGCATTCCGATGAAAGTCTTAAGATCCTTGATATGTGTGCATCTCCTGGGTCAAAGACATCGATGATCGCAGAACTTGTAAAAAATAGAGGGGTAGTCGTAGCCAACGAACTCAAACCTTCACGGATCAAACCTTTGGTTAACAACCTCAGAAAGTTGGGTGTGCTGAACACGGTTGTGATCAACCGTAACGGTATCTATCTCCCACGGATCTTCGGAAGGGAGACGTTCGACCGTGTCCTTGTGGACGCGCCGTGTTCCGGGGAGGGGTTGATCAGGTACAACTGGAACGTTTTGAAGGGATGGAACATCGCTAAGGTCAGACATTATTCAAGGATACAAAAACAACTTTTGATGGCGGGCGTTTCGCTACTGAAACCGGATGGTGTCCTGGTGTATTCTACGTGTACGTTCGCGCCTGAGGAAAATGAGGAGGTTATCGATTACGTGATCTCCGAAAGGGAGGATGTGATAATAGAGGAAATAACACTTGATGGATTGAGGTTTCATCGGGGAATAGAAGAGTGGAACGGACGCGTATATTCCGATGAATTGCGGAAGACGGTGCGCGTATTCCCTCACGATAACGATAGTGAAGGATTTTTCATAGCAAAGTTGAGAAAGGTGGTCTGAATGCTCGATGAAAGGAAAGCGAGAAAAGAGATATCCAAGTTTGCAGAGATACCGAACGAATTATGTGTGGTTCCTCTCGGTTCTTCACATCGCAGAGTTGCGATCATCACACGGGAACTGCTCTCCTTTATCCGCAGTCATCGGATGAGTGTAGAGGCGTACGGTATCCCGATCCTGAAGGAGACCAACTTAGGTGTAAAACCC
Protein-coding sequences here:
- the thrS gene encoding threonine--tRNA ligase, with the translated sequence MTIIRKGKTEEREVQPGESIRSLFDSRTVLAVRVRYSDNHEEVVGLADRITGDMVSVEPLTFDDPDGKKVYWHTSAHVLAQAVKELFPDAKLTIGPPIEDGFYYDIDHSPFTPEDLEKIEARMKEIIKEDIPLVREEVSYEKAKELFKDNPYKLEMIEEIFREGGKLSVYRQGDFFDLCRGPHLPSTGYIGAVKLTKVSGAYWRGDARNPQLQRIYGISFPTEKQLESYLQALEEAAKRDHRKIGKELDLFSFHEEAPGFPFWHPKGMVIYNSIISYYRDLLRKHGYQEVKGPMILNRKLWERSGHWDHYRDNMYFLKIDDIDYAVKPMNCPAHVLIYKTKVHSYREFPIKYAEFGLVHRHELAGVLHGLLRVRAFTQDDAHIFCLPDQIEEEIVKLIDLVFEVYRTFGFEDVHVELSTRPEDYMGDLETWERAESALRAALDRKNIEYTINEGEGAFYGPKIDFHIKDCMGRSWQCGTIQLDFAMPQTLDMVYMGPDGTTNHRPVMIHRAILGSIERFIGILLEHYGGKLPLWLSPVQVRIITVNDEVIDYAEKVREKLEDAGIRVETDYGHETVSKKIREAQLSKVNYTVVIGEREKKYGQLSVRTRSNRNYPGIPVDTFLETLKKEIDSKSIKPLIE
- a CDS encoding RsmB/NOP family class I SAM-dependent RNA methyltransferase — translated: MYQVPSLFIERYRALLGGEFDEFMECLVRPARRGVRINTLKVLDVDSLLESVRGYGWDLTRVPWYRYGYWIDGECNITPGNTVEGFLGLLYGQDPSSMIPPLVMDLHSDESLKILDMCASPGSKTSMIAELVKNRGVVVANELKPSRIKPLVNNLRKLGVLNTVVINRNGIYLPRIFGRETFDRVLVDAPCSGEGLIRYNWNVLKGWNIAKVRHYSRIQKQLLMAGVSLLKPDGVLVYSTCTFAPEENEEVIDYVISEREDVIIEEITLDGLRFHRGIEEWNGRVYSDELRKTVRVFPHDNDSEGFFIAKLRKVV